TTTACTCTTCAAGATATAAAAGCTGCATTCTTTGATCGACGAATAGGACTTTGAGTTATTCTCAATTTGTCTTCCTCTCTTTCTGTGACCTGCTGTTCTTATCAAAATGATTTTGTTGTGAAACACAAACTTGACTCGAATTTCGGGGAATCTTCTTCACAATGGGATTTTTAACGTATTTTCCTTTTCCATGTCTTTGCTTTCTGTTGAGCTCTTTACTTTGGACCATTTTGGTGAAACCGGTGTCTAAAGATTAATTACCTTTGTCGTTGAGAATTTTATCCAAGtttcgctctctctctctctttgattGATGAAAATACCTTTGCTTTACTTTGATAGTTTTTCTTGAAACATGACTTGCATCAGATTTAGTGAAATGTTGTTGAGCATGTCATTGTGATATTTATCAACATGTTTGATTACTATCTATTCAGTGCTCCTACTTTAGATTCATTTGTACTCGATGGAACAATAGGCTTCTTCGCATTTCTCCctttatttttctgattatgaTGTGCTCTTTGAGAACCTTTTCCTTCTGCAGATTATAATACGCTTGAGCATGTTAAGAGATTTGCTGAATCTGCAAGAAGAATGAGACAGAGGCTATGTGGCTACTCTCATTTTAAGCTTCCTTTCCCTCTTAAAAACCTTCGTAGAGCTGCAGCCAGTCGCAGAACCAAAGTACAGTTTCTGTCCAGTGGAATgtcaaagagagagaaaaatcaaaCTTATTACAACAACAGGTAAATTGTTGATCTCAAATGCATAAAGTTGCAGTGATATTCTGCTCTTTGGTCAACCCATCAATCTTATGGTATTTATTTCTTTGCTTTGATTATTTATTGCCAGTCTTACAGTATGAAtcccttcaaatgacttgattttGGATCCCGGAAACTGAAGAAATGGAGAACCTCTTCCTGTGTCAACTTGTCTATATTTTTTTAGTCGAAAAATGAAATTCTGGAGGTTCTCATCTTCAAAGTCATAAAAATACAAAAGTTTCGGCAATTGCCATTTGGTTTAACGGCGACTTTAGCATTTGACATCGCTTTTCTCCATTTCGCTCTTCCATTTCCATCCTTTGTCATATCACTTTGCCTTGTTTAGAGCCACTCTAGTAGCATCTGCCGAAATCAACTTATCTCACTTGTTCTTAACTATATAATAACTTGATCCTTTTCGCCGAGGTATGTAGGCAGTTTAGAGTTCTATTCTAAGTTCAGTCACCTTAAAACAATTGAGGTCCTTTTCCAACATAGTAGAAATTATAGTTTAACTTGATTGTTGAAGTGCagaaaaaagaaagaagcaaAATCAATGAGAATGCGCGATATAAGGCGAAATAAAATGAGTTTTATTTTTGATTGAGAATTTCTACGAAACAATCAAATGAAAGAAGGAAAAACAAATAAAATAGTGTTCCTAGTCTAATCTAAACAAAATTTGTAATTGATCGGGTCTTGGCGCATAGCTTCCAGGCACTCTTCTTGTTTTCTAAATCGGTCGAGTCGTCAGCAATCAACAAGGCTATATCGGCCCATGCATAATACCTTTCTAGCAGTCAAGACTCTTAATTTggcttcttcaacttctttctcGGTAGCTTCTAAAAGGATTTCTTATTTAAGTTCTCTTTTTTTCGCGCAACTTTTCTATCTTCTCTTTTACCTTATCTAGATTCTAGGGATTGACGAATAGATGACACTTCTTCAACCTTTTTGGGTTCTTCAATCATGGCATCTGTAAGATGTTCTACAGCTATTAAAAACAACTTTGATCTTGCAGCTTCCAGCCTTGTCGAATAGAGTCTACCGTGCCCGGTCATATGAAGCAACAAACTCGAAAAAGGGCGACAATAAGTTCCTTAGAGGGGAAATATCTACATCCTTCCCATCCATCATTGTCATCATTGTGCCAAAGATCACTTGGACTTCTTCTTCAAGCTTGAAAATACGGTCTACATCACTTTCCGAAAGCTTAGCCTAAATTACAGTTCAAAGTTTCAAGATAAACTCCTTTCGGTGGTTTAGGACGACTTTTTTCCAATCACGGACATTGCAGCTGCTTGATGTTTGTGTAAATCAGAGCCCAATTTTGTTCTAACTTTATCACGAGAGATAGAAGTTGCCTCTTGCTCTTCTTTAGCTGTAAAAGATGATTTCCTTGGGTCCAGTCCCACTACACACTCATCACTATCCTGGGGCCTTCATTGGTTGCATAAAAGGAgggaaggagggggggggggggggcgcaaaCAATTAGTAATGTCAGTTTGGCTATACTAGGAAGATAGGAAGTTTTACTCATTACGTTTTAATAGGAGTTGTCACACTCCTAGAAGGGCTACCAATCCTGTCAAGAATCTCAACACACGTAAATCAATGTCTCCCAACCCGCTTGAACCCCACTTCACTCGCTTCCAACAACGATCTCCATGATTGTTACCACTCTCGTCTTGAGATGATCTCTTGTTAGCAACATCTATAGGTACGTCTAATGGAAAGAAACTTTTGCTATCTTGATGAATTTAAGCATGCACATTTTCTCTTTGAACTCCTTCATGTAGCTGGGATCCTTTGCCTTTGTGCGGCCTAACCACTTTAAACTTTAGAACGGGAGGTTTGTCAATCACCAAAACGTTATTGCCACGCTTTTGAAAAGTAATTAGCTCAACAACATTCACAAAAAATTGCAGGGGATCTTAAAAAAAGCTCCTACGCACTTTTCGCACCAAGACTTATAGTTAGACAATAAAAAATTCTTCAAATCCAATATGAGGAAACATTGCCTTTGACCTAGGTCTAGTCAACATGCAAATTCGTGCAAATCTTAACCCGTCTTGTAATGAGGCCTCAGGAGAATCTCACTCCTCTGATCAGGGACATCCTAGTAAAAACTAAATTGGTGGCTGAATCTATTAGGACTATATGGTTCAATGATAAGGTCCATCCCTCAAAGGAAGATAATTTGACTCAAAAAGTAATTTGACTCAAAACTTTTTGCATTGCCATCATGATAATGGTGCATATGGGATCTATTAGGCATTGTTGAAGTCCAAATACCACTTTCTTCTCTGTGAATACGCTTCCTTGCCTCCTCTTACCCAACGGTATCCTCGCTCGAATACGCGGACTTAAGAGGATCAACTGTCTCATTTGCTAATGGATAATAAATTTTGAGTAAGAGGCTAACCAACCATTCGCGTAATTGGTCGGGAAGTAAGCTTGGTAAGATCAAGTTGCGAGCATTTTAAAATTGTGTTTAAACCTCTGTAAATACTAGCTAAGACTGGGACTACAAGGTTAACTTTTCGCCCACACGCTAGATGACACagttttggaagttccaagatGAATAGAGTCACCCTGGAGCATAAAGATAGATAATCAACTTGATAAAAAGGTAGCCAAGTATGTTTCGTTTGTCTTTTTTTGAGAAACTGTTTCGTTTGTCTTATGACTCTTAACTCCTAGCTTATGGAATAAGGCTTCTTTAACGGTCGACCAATTAATAGCTTCGTCAACGGCCCTGATTGCATTGTGCTTCGCTTGAGATGAGAAGACTTCTCTTCTTAGCGAGACGTTGTTCATCTTTGCAGCCTCTTGTGCCAAAACTCTACCCATTTGCTCATAGGAACGCTTGAGTTATTCCTATTTCCCTCTCGAATGCATCAAATAAATGTTCACAAGCCTGAGGAGGTCCTGGTATGGGTAGACCACCAATTGTGTGGAAATCCCAAAGTGATTTGGATAATTCTCGAGCTGAGGTAAGCAATGTATTTGTAAGAGGAAACCAAGCTTCACGATTGTATTATGATCATAGGTGAAAAGTGAAGCATATACGATATCATAAATTCTTGCTTTTGTCAGGGTCTCGTAGCTCCTATGAAGGACATCTTTAGCCCACTCTCAATAACCGGGAATGTGAAACTTGCCATCGAATGTTAAAGTATCACTCCAATTAGTCTCTCCATTTATGATTCGTCCCCTAAGCTCGGTAAAGAAGTTGCAATATCTCTAGTAGGAAGTTTGGAGGGTCAAAAGATTCACGTCTTGGGCGGACGACTCAGTCGGTCAAACAAGATGGATTTCTCAAAGGTGACTAGGGATCAACATACTAGCCAACTAATGGGGTATCAAATAGACAATCTCGTCTCTACTGTGCTGTACTTGTGGTATGAAATTATAGATACTTCGAAGTGGAGGAAGAAGATACTCGGTAAACCATGTTCAAACTGCAACACAAAAGAAGTGTTATTCAACACTTTAACTTAGTAAGGCAAGACTTTACAAAGTTGAGGCAAAGACTTTACATTGTAAACAGTGAAGACTTTACACTGCCGAGTCAAAGACTTTGGATTCAAAATCACGATTATTTCCTTACTAAGTTAAAGTTTTGATAAACACTTTTTTTGTTTTCCAGTTTGAGCATGAGCATGGTTTACTCGGTATCTTCTTCCTCCAAGTCAAAGTACCCTATAATTTCAGACAAGGTGGAGACAAGGTTGTTTGTTGATACACCATTAGTTAGTCAATATATTGCTTCGTGGCCACCTTTGAGGAATCCATCTTGTTTGGCAGAATGGACTCTTGAATACACTAGCAGTCTGTCCAAGACGAGAATCCTTTGCTCCCCCAATCATGATGCTAAAGATATTACAAGTTCTTTACTGTGCTTAGGACGACTAATCATAAATAGAGAGACTATTTGGAGTGATACTTTGACATTCGGTGGTGAGTTTCAATACATTCTCGGTTATTGGGAGTGGGATGAAGATGTCCTTAGCAGAAGCTACAAGATCTTGATAGATGCAAAAATTTATGATACTGTATATGCTTTACTTTTCACTTATGTTCGTAATACAAACGTCATGCAAACCTTATGCGAAGCTTGGTGTTCTCTTGCAATTACATTGCTTATCTTAGTTCGAGAATGGTCTATATCAATTTGAGGTTTCCTCAGGCTTGTGAACATTTATTTGATGCATTCGAGAGAGAAATAGGAATAACCCAAGCATTCTTGTGAGTTTTGGTGCAAGAGGCtgcaaagtatgaacaacttccgCTAAGAAGAGAAGTCTGCTCGTTTCAAATCGATGCACAATACAATTGGGCCATTTATGAAGCTGTTAATTAGTTGACGGTTGAAAAAGCCTTATTCCATAAGCTAGGAGTTAAGAGTCATATGACAGACGAAACATACTTGATTGCCTTTTTATCATATTAGTTTTGTATCTTTGTGCACTTTATAAAAGAGGGCGACTTCATTTGTCCGGGAACTTTCAAAATGCTCGCAACTTGATCTTGCCCGAGCTTACTTCTCGGCCCATTACGTGTATGGTGGGTTAGGCTattacctttttttctttttgagactGGTAACATGGTGGGTTAGGCTATTACTTCAAGACTCATTATCCATTAGCAATGAGTTGATCCTCTTATGGCCGCGTATTCGAGCGAGGGTGCTGCTGGGGGTACTTTGGGAAAGAGGAGGCAAGGAAGTGAATTCATAGAGAAGAAAGTGTTATTTTGACTTTAACAATGCCCAATAGATCTCATCCACACCACTAATACGATTATGACAATGCAAAAAAGTTTGAATTGAACAACTTTTTGAGTATTCGCTCAAATTATCATCCTGTAAGGGATTGAGTTGTCTTTATTATTGAGTCATATAATCCTAATAGATTCAGAAGCCAATTTGGTTTCTACCCGGATGTCCTTGGTTAGTTGGAGCAAGATTTTCGTGAGGCTTCATTAGAATACTGGttaatattttcatgaacttatGTGTTGACTAGATCTTGGTCAAAGCCGATATTTCCTCCAATTGGGTCCAATATGAAGAAAAAATTGTGCATGGGAGCTTTCTTGAAGACCACTTACAATCCTTGGTGAATGTTGCTGAGCTAATTACCAATACTCTTCAAAAGTGTGGCAATGAGGTTTTAGTAATTGACAAGTCTCCCGTTTTAAGTGGTTGGGCGCCATAAAGGCAAAGGACCCAGCTACATGAAGGAGTTCAAAGAGAAAATGTACAATGCTCAAATTCATCAAAGATGACAAATATTTCTTTTTATTAGGTGTACCTGTAGATGCTGCTAACAAGTGATTATCTTAAGGTGAGAGTTGTAACAATCATGGAGATCGTTGTTGGAAGCAAGCGAAGCGACGTTTAAACCCGTTAGGAGACATTGATTTACATGTGGTTGAGATTATTGGTAGCTCTTCTAGGATTGTGCAGCTCCTACTAAGGAGGTAATGATTAAAACTTTCAGCCTTTGAGTATATCTAAAATAACATTACTAATTGTTTGTTCACTTTTTTCTTATGCGGTCAAACGTCGGTGGAGCATTATAACGAGGAAGGCCACAAGATAGAGATGAGTGTATAGCGGGACCGGACCCTAGGATATCATCTTCTACAACTAAAGCAGAGTAAGAGGCAAATTCTATTCCTCGTAGAGTTACAACAAAATTGGATTCTG
The sequence above is a segment of the Lycium barbarum isolate Lr01 chromosome 6, ASM1917538v2, whole genome shotgun sequence genome. Coding sequences within it:
- the LOC132644463 gene encoding uncharacterized protein LOC132644463 isoform X1 — protein: MAKDYNTLEHVKRFAESARRMRQRLCGYSHFKLPFPLKNLRRAAASRRTKVQFLSSGMSKREKNQTYYNNRNKFISWTIEWRFDSTDVVLIDHGVHEDTSLCSVLETHLKPGPWNHPLKQFCEEGQNHLSIS